One Streptomyces sp. ML-6 genomic region harbors:
- a CDS encoding PLD nuclease N-terminal domain-containing protein — protein MLRALIYLLPLALTIYAFIDCLNTPEDEAKHLPKIAWVFIILLFWIVGPIVWLAAGRTRHAPAGGRTPSEWHRNHRTQWVAPDDNPEFLKALKDENKKDESLLKDWEADLRRREEELKRRESGTGPEEPNPPAS, from the coding sequence ATGCTTCGGGCTCTGATCTATCTTCTGCCGCTGGCGCTGACGATCTACGCGTTCATCGACTGCCTGAACACCCCCGAGGACGAGGCGAAGCACCTGCCGAAGATCGCCTGGGTCTTCATCATCCTGCTCTTCTGGATCGTGGGCCCGATCGTCTGGCTGGCCGCGGGCAGGACGCGCCACGCGCCCGCCGGGGGCCGCACCCCGTCCGAGTGGCACCGCAACCACCGCACGCAGTGGGTGGCGCCGGACGACAATCCGGAGTTCCTGAAGGCGCTGAAGGACGAGAACAAGAAGGACGAGTCGCTCCTCAAGGACTGGGAGGCGGACCTGCGCCGCCGCGAGGAGGAGCTGAAGCGTCGCGAGAGCGGAACGGGACCGGAGGAGCCGAACCCGCCCGCCTCGTGA
- a CDS encoding DUF4232 domain-containing protein — protein sequence MRLRRITFAALALAAGLSLTACQNGEDDQGRNAPPSASGGSSASGGSGSGGSDESGKDSAGKGSGGQGRAAGTGSGGSGGAGKCRTDELEITATDSTVGGDTEGTVAVELKNGGGRDCTLSGYAGVDLKTAAGTVSAERTGEKADPMVLKDGKSVFFGITYPVNDSGGSGVRVTGLVVTPPNETKSVTLDWPGGATLPVTDGSGSRVKVGPMGSAGQGEA from the coding sequence ATGCGTTTACGCAGGATCACCTTCGCCGCCCTGGCCCTCGCCGCGGGCCTCTCGCTCACGGCCTGTCAGAACGGCGAGGACGACCAGGGACGGAACGCCCCGCCGTCCGCGTCCGGCGGGTCCTCCGCGTCCGGCGGCTCGGGCTCGGGCGGTTCGGACGAGAGCGGCAAGGACTCCGCCGGGAAGGGCTCCGGCGGGCAGGGCAGGGCCGCCGGCACCGGTTCGGGCGGGAGCGGCGGGGCCGGCAAGTGCCGTACCGACGAGCTGGAGATCACGGCGACGGACAGCACCGTCGGCGGCGACACCGAGGGGACCGTCGCGGTGGAGCTGAAGAACGGCGGCGGCCGGGACTGCACGCTCTCCGGGTACGCGGGCGTGGACCTGAAGACCGCCGCGGGGACGGTGTCCGCGGAACGCACCGGCGAGAAGGCCGACCCGATGGTCCTCAAGGACGGGAAGTCGGTGTTCTTCGGCATCACCTACCCGGTCAACGACTCGGGCGGCTCCGGCGTCCGCGTCACGGGGCTGGTGGTGACCCCGCCGAACGAGACGAAGTCGGTCACCCTCGACTGGCCGGGCGGCGCCACGCTGCCCGTCACGGACGGCTCCGGCTCCCGGGTGAAGGTCGGCCCGATGGGGAGCGCGGGCCAGGGCGAGGCCTGA
- a CDS encoding cytochrome c biogenesis protein ResB yields the protein MSNTKSNPAPEQQRRDEESSSGPGADGTRLSTAPREENETGLPAMGFVGWARWFWRQLTSMRVALILLFLLSLGAIPGSLIPQNSVDELKVEAFKKAHTTLTPVYEKLQFFDVYSSVWFSAIYILLFVSLIGCIVPRTGQFVGQLRSRPPGAPKRLTRLPAYTTWRTEADPEQVHEAALAIIRKRRYRVHAVNGSVAAEKGYLREAGNLIFHVSLIVMLVAFACGQLFKSEGGKLIVEGDGFANTLTQYDDFKSGSLFDHDSLTPFSFTLDEFTGTYERSGPQRGTARTYEAHVTYAEGAYGKPKKTVIRVNEPLVVGSTKVYLNAHGYAPVVSVKDGKGKEVYRNAVPLLPIDNNVTSSGAIKVLDGYRDKNGKKTQLGFQAFFVPTFAGSGKGTMFSQFPAADFPVLALNGYHGSLGVDSGLAQNVYQLDKSKMTEFKDADGNQLKQRLLVGETMKLPDGAGSITFEGLQEWASFQITEQPASGWALGGAVAAIAGLAGSLFIQRRRVWVRAVRGADGVTVVEMAGLGRSESAKLPEELADLAVELVASAPPVPDPDPESDSGSEPGSESGSGSTSEPASGSGAASESEPGSGSGTDPDAGPESDSDAVEESSEDPAEGAEK from the coding sequence ATGAGCAACACCAAGTCCAACCCCGCCCCGGAGCAGCAGCGCCGGGACGAGGAGAGTTCCTCCGGACCGGGCGCCGACGGCACCCGGCTCTCCACCGCGCCGCGCGAGGAGAACGAGACCGGCCTGCCCGCCATGGGCTTCGTCGGCTGGGCCCGCTGGTTCTGGCGGCAGCTCACCTCGATGCGGGTCGCGCTGATCCTGCTCTTCCTGCTGTCGCTCGGCGCCATCCCCGGCTCGCTGATCCCGCAGAACAGCGTGGACGAGCTGAAGGTGGAGGCGTTCAAGAAGGCGCACACCACCCTCACGCCGGTCTACGAGAAGCTCCAGTTCTTCGACGTCTACAGCTCGGTGTGGTTCTCCGCGATCTACATCCTGCTGTTCGTCTCGCTCATCGGCTGCATCGTGCCGCGCACCGGCCAGTTCGTGGGCCAGCTGCGCAGCCGCCCGCCCGGCGCCCCCAAGCGCCTGACCAGGCTGCCCGCGTACACCACCTGGCGCACCGAGGCCGATCCCGAGCAGGTCCACGAGGCCGCGCTCGCGATCATCCGGAAGCGCCGCTACCGGGTGCACGCGGTGAACGGCTCGGTGGCGGCCGAGAAGGGCTATCTGCGCGAGGCCGGGAACCTGATCTTCCACGTCTCCCTGATCGTGATGCTGGTCGCGTTCGCCTGCGGGCAGCTCTTCAAGTCCGAGGGCGGCAAGCTGATCGTCGAGGGCGACGGCTTCGCCAACACGCTCACGCAGTACGACGACTTCAAGTCCGGCTCGCTGTTCGACCACGACTCGCTCACCCCGTTCAGCTTCACGCTCGACGAGTTCACCGGCACGTACGAGCGCAGCGGCCCCCAGCGGGGCACGGCCCGGACCTACGAGGCGCACGTGACGTACGCGGAGGGCGCGTACGGCAAGCCGAAGAAGACCGTCATCAGGGTCAACGAACCCCTCGTCGTCGGCAGCACCAAGGTCTACCTCAACGCCCACGGCTACGCGCCGGTCGTCTCCGTCAAGGACGGCAAGGGCAAGGAGGTCTACCGGAACGCGGTGCCGCTGCTGCCGATCGACAACAACGTCACGTCGAGCGGGGCGATCAAGGTCCTGGACGGCTACCGCGACAAGAACGGCAAGAAGACCCAGCTCGGCTTCCAGGCGTTCTTCGTGCCGACCTTCGCGGGCAGCGGCAAGGGCACGATGTTCTCGCAGTTCCCGGCCGCCGACTTCCCCGTGCTGGCCCTCAACGGCTACCACGGCTCCCTCGGCGTGGACTCCGGGCTGGCGCAGAACGTCTACCAGCTGGACAAGTCCAAGATGACGGAGTTCAAGGACGCCGACGGCAATCAGCTCAAGCAGCGGCTGCTGGTCGGCGAGACCATGAAGCTGCCCGACGGCGCCGGCTCCATCACGTTCGAGGGCCTCCAGGAGTGGGCCAGCTTCCAGATCACCGAGCAGCCGGCCAGCGGCTGGGCGCTCGGCGGTGCGGTCGCCGCGATCGCCGGACTCGCGGGCTCGCTGTTCATCCAGCGGCGCCGGGTCTGGGTGCGGGCGGTGCGCGGCGCGGACGGCGTCACCGTCGTCGAGATGGCGGGCCTGGGCCGCAGCGAGTCCGCGAAGCTGCCCGAGGAACTGGCCGACCTCGCGGTCGAACTCGTCGCCTCGGCGCCCCCGGTACCCGACCCCGATCCCGAGTCCGATTCCGGGTCCGAGCCCGGCTCGGAGTCCGGTTCCGGCTCCACGTCCGAGCCCGCATCCGGGTCCGGCGCCGCATCCGAGTCCGAGCCCGGTTCCGGGTCCGGGACCGACCCCGACGCCGGACCCGAATCGGATTCCGACGCCGTCGAAGAATCCTCCGAAGATCCTGCCGAAGGGGCTGAGAAGTGA
- the mqnP gene encoding menaquinone biosynthesis prenyltransferase MqnP, giving the protein MSAAEAAVGPGPARPNSRVKAFLRLVMIEHSVFALPFAYIAALTAMFLDDGSVHWLTLLLVTVAMVGLRTFAMACNRIIDREIDARNPRTANRELVTGAVSVRSAWTGALVAVVLFLGAAALLNPLCLALAPVAVVPMVVYPYGKRFTHYPHAILGIAQAMGPVGAWLAVTGSWSWDAVILGLAVGIWIGGFDLIFACQDVQADRAHGVLSVPARFGVPAALWGARVCHVITTGLLVWFGLATEAGLFYWAGMVIVAVAFVYEHRVVRPHDLSRLNRAFFSVNGFIGIALFACALLDLLVRGLTV; this is encoded by the coding sequence GTGAGCGCGGCCGAAGCCGCGGTGGGTCCCGGCCCCGCGCGGCCGAACAGCAGGGTCAAGGCGTTCCTGCGGCTGGTGATGATCGAGCACTCGGTCTTCGCGCTGCCCTTCGCGTACATCGCCGCCCTGACCGCGATGTTCCTGGACGACGGGTCGGTCCACTGGCTCACGCTGCTGCTGGTGACCGTCGCCATGGTGGGGCTGCGGACCTTCGCGATGGCCTGCAACCGGATCATCGACCGGGAGATCGACGCCCGCAACCCGCGCACCGCGAACCGGGAGCTGGTCACCGGGGCGGTCTCGGTGAGGTCGGCGTGGACCGGGGCGCTCGTCGCCGTCGTCCTCTTCCTGGGCGCGGCGGCGCTGCTGAACCCGCTCTGCCTGGCGCTCGCCCCGGTCGCCGTCGTGCCGATGGTGGTCTATCCGTACGGGAAGCGGTTCACCCACTACCCGCACGCCATCCTCGGGATCGCGCAGGCCATGGGGCCGGTCGGGGCCTGGCTGGCGGTGACCGGCAGCTGGTCGTGGGACGCGGTGATCCTCGGGCTCGCGGTCGGGATCTGGATCGGCGGCTTCGACCTGATCTTCGCCTGCCAGGACGTCCAGGCGGACCGGGCGCACGGGGTGCTGTCGGTGCCGGCCCGGTTCGGGGTCCCGGCCGCGCTGTGGGGCGCGCGGGTCTGCCACGTGATCACGACCGGGCTGCTGGTCTGGTTCGGGCTGGCCACGGAGGCCGGGCTGTTCTACTGGGCCGGCATGGTGATCGTCGCCGTCGCCTTCGTGTACGAGCACCGGGTGGTGCGCCCGCACGACCTGTCCCGGCTGAACCGGGCGTTCTTCTCGGTCAACGGATTCATCGGCATCGCCCTGTTCGCGTGCGCGCTGCTGGACCTGCTGGTGCGGGGCCTGACGGTCTGA
- a CDS encoding menaquinone biosynthesis decarboxylase: MAYDDLRSLLRALEREGELKRIKAEVDPHLEVGEIVDRVNKAGGPALLFENVKGSSMPLAMNVFGTDRRLLKALGLKSYSDISDKIGGLLRPELPHGFVGVREAFGKLGSMVHVPPKKVKADSAPVQEVVLTGDDVDLDRLPALFTWPGDGGSFFNLGLTHTKDPETGIRNLGLYRLQRHDRRTIGMHWQIHKDSRNHYQVAARRGERLPVAIAFGAPPAVTYASTAPLPGDIDEYLFAGFLQGKRIEMVDCRTVPLQVPAHAEVVLEGWLEPGEMLPEGPFGDHTGFYTPQEPFPALTIDCVTMRRRPLLQSIVVGRPPTEDGPLGRATERFFLPLLKIIVPDIVDYHLPEAGGFHNCAIVSIDKKYPKHAQKVMSAIWGAHMMSLTKLIVVVDSDCDVHDLHEVAWRALGNTDYARDLTVTEGPVDHLDHASYQQFWGGKAGIDATRKWPEEGYTRDGGWPEMVESDPDTAALVDRRWKEYGL, encoded by the coding sequence ATGGCTTACGACGATCTTCGTTCCCTTCTCCGGGCCCTGGAGCGCGAGGGCGAGCTCAAGCGCATCAAGGCCGAGGTCGATCCTCATCTGGAGGTCGGCGAGATCGTCGACCGGGTGAACAAGGCGGGCGGGCCCGCGCTGCTCTTCGAGAACGTCAAGGGCTCCTCGATGCCCCTGGCCATGAACGTCTTCGGGACCGACCGGCGGCTGCTCAAGGCGCTCGGGCTCAAGTCGTACTCCGACATCTCCGACAAGATCGGCGGGCTCCTCAGGCCGGAGCTGCCGCACGGCTTCGTCGGGGTGCGGGAGGCGTTCGGCAAGCTCGGCTCGATGGTGCACGTGCCGCCGAAGAAGGTGAAGGCGGACAGCGCCCCGGTCCAGGAGGTCGTGCTCACCGGCGACGACGTGGACCTCGACCGGCTGCCCGCGCTCTTCACCTGGCCCGGCGACGGCGGCTCCTTCTTCAACCTGGGCCTCACCCACACCAAGGACCCCGAGACCGGCATCCGGAACCTGGGGCTCTACCGCCTCCAGCGCCACGACCGCCGCACCATCGGCATGCACTGGCAGATCCACAAGGACAGCCGCAACCACTACCAGGTCGCCGCCCGGCGCGGGGAGCGGCTGCCGGTCGCCATCGCCTTCGGGGCGCCGCCCGCCGTCACGTACGCCTCCACCGCGCCGCTGCCCGGGGACATCGACGAGTACCTCTTCGCCGGCTTCCTCCAGGGCAAGCGGATCGAGATGGTCGACTGCAGGACCGTGCCGCTCCAGGTCCCGGCGCACGCCGAGGTCGTCCTGGAGGGGTGGCTGGAGCCCGGGGAGATGCTGCCCGAGGGGCCGTTCGGCGACCACACCGGCTTCTACACGCCGCAGGAACCGTTCCCCGCACTGACCATCGACTGCGTGACCATGCGCAGGCGCCCGCTGCTCCAGTCGATCGTGGTGGGCCGGCCGCCGACCGAGGACGGGCCGCTGGGGCGGGCCACCGAGCGGTTCTTCCTGCCGCTCCTCAAGATCATCGTGCCGGACATCGTGGACTACCACCTGCCGGAGGCGGGCGGCTTCCACAACTGCGCGATCGTCTCGATCGACAAGAAGTACCCGAAGCACGCCCAGAAGGTGATGAGCGCCATCTGGGGCGCGCACATGATGTCGCTGACCAAGCTGATCGTGGTGGTGGACTCCGACTGCGACGTCCACGACCTGCACGAGGTGGCCTGGCGGGCGCTCGGCAACACGGACTACGCCCGCGACCTGACCGTCACCGAGGGCCCCGTCGACCACCTCGACCACGCCTCCTACCAGCAGTTCTGGGGCGGCAAGGCGGGCATCGACGCGACCCGGAAGTGGCCCGAGGAGGGGTACACCCGGGACGGCGGCTGGCCGGAGATGGTCGAGTCCGACCCGGACACGGCGGCGCTGGTCGACCGCCGGTGGAAGGAATACGGACTGTGA
- a CDS encoding SRPBCC domain-containing protein yields the protein MTDASPVIEYGTSETRGDLHVLRFTVRLPHPVPRVWAAVADSGGLSGWLAGADPFQRRMGGAITLRPLTTERDGDAAPVPGTVTAWDVERVAEYTFEEPCGRVRFHLEPPRGDHVLLRFTNEFRGDDALRLDRLASWHDHFLYLVDALDGYPADWSRWTPVRWAELREQYAAAER from the coding sequence ATGACCGATGCGAGCCCCGTCATCGAGTACGGCACCAGCGAGACCCGCGGTGACCTGCACGTCCTGCGGTTCACCGTACGGCTGCCCCACCCCGTTCCACGGGTGTGGGCAGCCGTTGCCGATTCCGGGGGACTGAGCGGCTGGCTCGCCGGGGCCGACCCGTTCCAGCGGCGCATGGGCGGCGCGATCACGCTCCGCCCGCTGACCACCGAACGGGACGGGGACGCCGCCCCCGTCCCGGGCACCGTCACCGCCTGGGACGTCGAGCGGGTCGCCGAGTACACCTTCGAGGAGCCCTGCGGCCGGGTCCGCTTCCACCTGGAGCCACCGCGCGGCGACCATGTGCTGCTGCGCTTCACCAACGAGTTCCGGGGCGACGACGCCCTGCGCCTGGACCGCCTCGCGAGCTGGCACGACCACTTCCTGTACCTCGTGGACGCCCTCGACGGCTACCCGGCCGACTGGTCGAGGTGGACCCCGGTGCGCTGGGCCGAACTGCGCGAACAGTACGCCGCGGCCGAACGGTGA
- the ccsB gene encoding c-type cytochrome biogenesis protein CcsB, whose translation MNLAAATNENLAHTSNVLIYSAMAVYTLAFLAHIAEWVFGSRSKVGRTAAALTGAGTGAAAQVKVQVAQKGGGTAVLDRPKIVTRAAAGSRDVPDGPGAAGGTLKGDLYGRVAVSMTVLAFLVQAAGVIARAMSVQRAPWGNMYEFSITFSTVAVGSYLVLLALGKNVRWMGLLLVTTVLLDLGIATTWLYTDSDQLVPALHSYWLWIHVSTAIFCGAVFYLGAVGTLLYLFRDSYESKLASGGQPGAFARSVLSRLPAAASLDKFSYRINAAVFPLWTFTIIAGAIWAGDAWGRYWGWDPKEVWSFITWVAYAAYLHARATAGWKGRKAAYLALLAFGCWLFNYYGVNIFVTGKHSYAGV comes from the coding sequence GTGAATCTCGCCGCCGCTACCAACGAGAACCTGGCGCACACCAGCAATGTGCTGATCTATTCGGCGATGGCCGTCTACACCCTGGCCTTCCTCGCGCACATCGCGGAATGGGTGTTCGGCAGCCGCAGCAAGGTCGGCCGCACCGCCGCCGCCCTGACCGGGGCCGGGACCGGGGCCGCCGCCCAGGTGAAGGTGCAGGTCGCGCAGAAGGGCGGCGGGACCGCCGTCCTGGACCGCCCGAAGATCGTCACGCGCGCCGCAGCCGGTTCCCGCGACGTCCCGGACGGGCCCGGCGCGGCCGGCGGCACGCTCAAGGGCGACCTGTACGGGCGGGTCGCGGTCTCCATGACCGTGCTCGCCTTCCTCGTGCAGGCCGCCGGCGTCATCGCCCGCGCGATGTCCGTGCAGCGCGCCCCCTGGGGCAACATGTACGAGTTCTCCATCACCTTCTCCACGGTGGCGGTCGGCTCGTACCTGGTCCTCCTGGCGCTGGGCAAGAACGTCCGCTGGATGGGGCTGCTCCTGGTCACCACCGTCCTGCTGGACCTCGGCATCGCGACCACGTGGCTCTACACCGACAGCGACCAGCTGGTGCCCGCGCTGCACTCGTACTGGCTGTGGATCCACGTCTCCACCGCCATCTTCTGCGGCGCCGTCTTCTACCTCGGCGCGGTCGGCACCCTGCTCTACCTCTTCCGCGACAGCTACGAGAGCAAGCTCGCCAGTGGTGGTCAGCCCGGCGCGTTCGCCCGCTCCGTGCTCTCCCGGCTGCCCGCCGCCGCCTCGCTCGACAAGTTCTCGTACCGCATCAACGCCGCGGTCTTCCCGCTGTGGACGTTCACGATCATCGCGGGCGCCATCTGGGCGGGCGACGCGTGGGGCCGCTACTGGGGCTGGGACCCCAAGGAGGTCTGGTCCTTCATCACCTGGGTCGCGTACGCCGCCTACCTGCACGCCCGCGCCACCGCGGGCTGGAAGGGCCGCAAGGCCGCCTACCTGGCGCTGCTCGCCTTCGGCTGCTGGCTCTTCAACTACTACGGCGTGAACATCTTCGTCACCGGCAAGCACTCCTACGCGGGCGTCTGA